TTATAAAGCCTTGCAGACAAGAATTTAATAATTTGAGTTGTATTACAATATTTAAGTCAGTAATATGCAATGAATTGACAtgctacatttgttttttttcagggcaTCCTTTCTACCTGCATGAGTTGTTGGAGGACAGCTCACTGCACCTGCCTGAGGTTGTGAAGCCTCCCAGAGTAAGTGAAGCCACACacatgtttgtcatgttatGGTTTACGTCTGTTTACCTGTAACATCCACTAGTGTCATGCTGCgttcacagcagcaaacaagcTTCTTACTTGCTTGGAATTGCATTAACTCCAGTTTTTAGGTGATAATAGATGGATTTCACCGACAGGAAATGATCTGAagtcaaatgtaaataattattagttatGATAAGGTCTCAAATCAATTATTATATCATATGTAAAATAAGaatttattcttattcttaattgtattgtattacCCAAGAGTCATATGGCATCTTGATTCAGCAGTTACTCCTATATAATGTAAGTGCTGTATAATGCTGGTAAACTCAGGGAGAGAAGTTTGTCTGAAACTGAACCACTGTCATCCGGACCACAGCTGGAAACAGGTAACACTagagccagatgtttctctctcccttcagaACCCTGAGCTGGTCGCACGTCTGGAGAAGATCAAAGCCAAACTGGCCAACGAGGAATACAACAGGATCACACGTAACGTCAACGCTCAGGTGAAAACTCTTATACACTAACGATACACGTATCTTTGTGGTCTGGTGTATCAGGGTCAAGACGTGTTAGAgatcatttttctctgtctgttgaCGTGTGGTGTTTCATATCTACAGTTCTGATCTTTGTGGCAAGTTTTTCTATCAGACGAAATAAAGattttcacatatttcacaGTGTAATGAAGTGTAATCTGTGTTTGTCGCTAGGAAATCAACCGAAACGGAACATTAGCAGATTTTGGACGGGAAGGTTCGTCACATGTCCAGATTCATTCATGACACCTGAATTCATTTTGTGTTGCTATACTATCTGAATTACTGTAAACAGAAGCCGACTTGTGGCGTCATACTGACATTGACTTATTTCCCTCTTCCTTTCGGCAGTGCGATCAGTCAAAGCTGTGGTGGTGACCGTATTCAACTTCCTGGTCACAGTGGTTGCTGCTTTCGCCTGTTCTTACATGGGCAGTCAGTATCTGTTCACCGAGACCACAGCAGTAAGAGAGCATTTAAATTATCATACACTGAGttgccactttattaggtacacccagCTAAATCCAACagacatttaattaattaagagGTGGCGATTAAATTCAACACAACCATAGATTTTGGGCTGTAAAATCCAAGTGTGTTTGATTCACTCCTGTCACCTGTTAAGTTGAGTTTAAGTCATCCAACTTTGGctttctgtgtttctgactTGCTTCCCAGCGGGTGATCTCAGCCGTGATCGCTGCCTCTGTAGTCGGCCTCGCTGAGCTGTACGTCCTGGTCCGGACCATGGAGGGAGAACTGGGAGAACCGTAGCAGCTGTTGAGAGCTGCCCCATCATGTCTTCTGATTCAGAACAGAGATCTCACTTTGCAATGAAACACTTTGGACTTTTTGCCTTTGATTTGTGAGGAAAACTGTGGAATAAGTTACTGAGAATTTACAAGTTAATGACAGTAGAGCTGCTCAATGGAAGCTGGAACTTTGCAAGGAAGTGAATTGGTTTAAAAGGACTGATTATCTGCTCCTTCACTTACTATGATGCTACTGCTTAATCTGACATTccaccttttttaaaaatatttgtttacaaTTAGTTTGTATTTCATACTTTTCCTGAAACTACAGCCTCCAgtgtttctccctcctctttgtcctgtCCTATAAAAAATGACTGTCGCTCATTTTCTTGTGATTTCCTCCATCTGTTCTTAGGTGGAATcgtatttatgtgtttaataAAATCATCGATGCTAACTCAAGCTAATCCGTGAAGTTATTAGCTCCAGTTCGTATAGAGtatattttcctttccttcactCTGTGCAGCAGATATGACAACACTAATGTGAGAACACTCTGGCACTATGACCTGATGAGAGATGAAATATTATCTCACTGCTCTCAGACCGTCTCTCAGGACTTTATTACTTCCCTGTCTGTGCCACTCAACACCAAGTCCAATGGTTCCTCCTCAAGCTGTAAATTAATACACGTTTCATAGTAAACtacggtgtgtgtgttcatggtaatgaagttcattcagtgcaacagtgtgacacattttaatagtttttagaCGTGCTGTCCTTAATGCCTCTGGAGATGACAGTGATGGACAGCTGCTCCACCACTCTGGTGTAGACTGAAAATGTCTTGACAGCTCTGGGATGAACTGCCATTAGATTTGATACAGAGATCCATGATCCTTTGTTGATCccttaaaggggaactccaccaaTCTGACGCActaaagtctgtttacaggtgttacagtggaaaagaaaatcagaaaagtgATCTCAgaagtttttcatttatttctcctaGACAACACTGAGAtctgagagaaacagaaatgagaCTATAGTTTATTTCTCctgcctctctttttttttctgcaggagaAGAAGACTCACAAAATCTGAAATGACTCTCCTTTTAAGTTTCAAATGAGATCTCGTCCAGCTCTGAAATAATTCTCAGATATCCTCAACTTTTGTGCTTCTTTTTGATCAGAAGCAGAGAAATCATAGAGCTCTCTCTGAACCTTTCACCTGAACATCAAAGTGTAGTGTGCTGTAAAGTGCTGATTTGTTTTCAGCATTTGTAAGTGTCCTTGATTTGTAGTTTTAATTCATATACGTATATGTATTAGGTGAACCTGgatgaaactaatgcagtataCTGGAACAGGCCTGCAGTAAATCCTTCTTCATATATAATGTTCATTATTTACTGAATCTGTTTGagaagtgttggtttattttaatggtcattGTTGAGgctgtaattgtaattgtgGTAATGTTTAAGTGTACTGGGATGTACTGAgaagtgttcctaatattttgtcaaatctaATTCCtataaatgggatggacaaaatattaggaacacctctcagtataggGTTAGTTTATATACAGAGGTGTTAAAGtgtgagaccactttcccatgtaGCCTCACATGTTG
The Seriola aureovittata isolate HTS-2021-v1 ecotype China chromosome 4, ASM2101889v1, whole genome shotgun sequence genome window above contains:
- the tmem199 gene encoding transmembrane protein 199 — protein: MASSFVIGDQFKHKVTELLEKTDSSLPQRLREELEETVQKPEPATLSFSTARKLQKYLQDEGHPFYLHELLEDSSLHLPEVVKPPRNPELVARLEKIKAKLANEEYNRITRNVNAQEINRNGTLADFGREVRSVKAVVVTVFNFLVTVVAAFACSYMGSQYLFTETTARVISAVIAASVVGLAELYVLVRTMEGELGEP